The DNA region gaatattttgaattatgtgttaGTATGTCATAATCACACATTCTCTGTCAATCTTTAACTCctctatattaataatataaattaaaataaaaagataaaaagtgaagagagagaagagagataaattttgttatttttttggctaatcaaattggCACATCATTCCCTCCTCGTTCTCTTCCTCAAATTTCCTCTCTCaatattttctcatatatatatatatatatattgttagttgatttattaattttttcttattattactattaatagataagctaacgaccatatatatatatatataatataaataattaagctaaaaatatatataaataaacaagctaaccaaaaaataataagataaccacaaaaaaaaaaaacattttgaattatgtgttaTTCAGTCCTAATCACTCTTTCACAATATTCTCTACATACTACTAACTACTAACccaaaatctataaataaatattttgaattatgtgttaTTCGGtcataattatactaaaatataatttatactaaaaataatattttactcaacaaattactttaataattatttatttaattttttcattttcctattatttctctaaaaaaatataatataatatatattttttaaaatatatattttatttgttgatttattaattttttcttattattactctaaaaacatattaatagataagatatatatatatatgaggagtgatagagggagggaatttggtgagggaatgacgtggcatcaccttcaatTTGTTTATTagaaatgtaaaagtgggaggaaagagagaaattatttgattttttcagcgaataagattatgccacgtcattctctcaccaaattccctcacctaatcatttctctctctatatatatatatatataaatataaataattaagttaaaaaattataaataaaaaagttatcaaacaaaatataaaattaaataagataacgacaaaatataaaaataaataagataacgacaaaaataaataaataaggaaacgacaaaataaatgaatgtCCACGACATTCTCTaacaaatgtaaattaaaatataatacatattttttaaaatatatatatatatttgttagttaatttattaatttttttcttattattacactaaaaatatatattaatagataagttaacgaaaaaaatatatataatataaataattaaactaaaaaaatatataaataaacaagctaacgacaaaatattaaattaaataagataaaaaaaaataaacattttaaattatgtgttAATGAGTCATTCTCTTCTCTACCTACTAATAACGacaaaatctataaataaataaactaacaacaaaaataaatgaatattttgaatttcaaTCATAATCACCTTCAACTAGATTTTCTGCCCATTTTTAATCCTTCTATCATTgacaatataaattaaaatattcactaATTACactgaaatataaattataccataaataatatttaatttaaataaatataataaatatattttgttagttgatttattaattttctttcttgttactctaaaaaatatataaataaataagttaacgactaaatgtataaataaataagttaaaaaatatataaataaacaagtaaacaaccaaacatataaataaataagcaaacagaacaaaaaaaaaaaactaaaattttgaattatgtgttaGTTATCATAAAAATCATTGACCCTTCCACAACATTCTTTTAGTATCTTTAGCTCCTAAATGAATATTCACACATTACAGTTCgaaattttacttaaataattatttatttaatttattaattcacctattatttctctaaaaattataatataatatactttttttaaaaatatatatttttaattgttttataaattttaacttattattactctaaaaatatataaatagataaactaacaacaaaatatatatatatataaataagtttccgacgaaaataaattaagtaattaaataagttaaaaaaaaattaattatatgttagtCGGTTATAATCATCATCCACCACATTTTCTGTCTATCTTTAACTCCTCTATCATTATCACtcacaatataattaaaatattcactcattacactaaaatataatttatactaagtCGGTTCGTTCGATGCTACCTTTGCAGGCACTGCCTGAATCCATTCACTAAATGACACATGTCCATCATAAAATAGGTTTCTCTCACCGTTAACTCATAAACTTAACTCTCTCACCATTAACTCATAAACTTAACTATAGTTGAATATTTAAAGATAGCTgagaatttaaagaaaaaactaatatattaaattattatatattttattttaacaaaaaataatataattatttaaaattataatattatttctcctaaaaaatatatataataatttaatacataattttttcctttaaatactcaccccacatataataatattaataaaatatatatatttaattaatagtaattttaaattattatgttataatttttatgtcactactaaataatattaatatgatatatatttaattaataatatattttaaaattattatattgttccttataaaataatatatataatgatttaatgCATACGAtacaaaacatatataacattaatttgttattaacgaataataataatttgatatatatttaattaataataattttttaaattattgtgttattcctcgtaacaaaatatatataataatttaatacatatatatttataaaggtgatttaaaattattatgttatttttatttaaaaaagaatataaaataatttaatatattatttcctcttttaaattatgttatttttacttaaaaaagaatataaaattatttaatatattatttcctCCTTTAAATTCTCAACTAGAGTTAAGTTTAGCTAAGTTTATGAGTTAGTGGTGAAAGAGAGAAATTTATAGATTTAGATGTGTCAATTATTGATTAGATTCAGGCAGTTCAGGCACTGCCTGTATAGGTAGCATCGAACTAACCCTTTTATACCATACCCTACCCTACCCTACCCTACCCTACCCTACCCTACCCTACCCTACCCTACCCTACCCTACCCTACTCTACTCTActcaacaaattatttaaataattatttatttaatttattcattctcttattatttctctaaaaaatataatatatatatatatatatatttatatattttgttaattgatttattaatttttccttCTTGTTAttccaaaatataaattaattaattaatgaaaaaatatataaataaataagctaaaaagatatataaataaacaagtagGTCATAATCACCTCTccacaaaaaattaaaatattcactcattacacttaaatataatttatactaaaaataatatttgatttaaaacatAATCATACTCTTCTCAAAaagttcttaaatatttatttatttattatattcattcgcctattatttatctataaatagataaaagataatatattatatattttttaaaatatatatttatatattttgttagttaatttattaattttcccttgttattattctaaacaaaataacaaataaaatatatatacaaaatatataaataaacaagctaacaacaaaatatataaataaataatataataacaaaaaaaaataaacattttatgtATTAGTAGTTCATAATCACCCTTTCACAACATTCTTGTCATACCCAGGGATGGACATAAGAATCAATGTTGGGATaggcttaaattttaaaaaaaaaaactcatctaTATACTTATACAATTAGCTCACATACacatataaactaataaaatataacatacacatgtaatattaaaaatagccTAAGTTAGtaaacctaattaatttttatttttatttaattattaatatatttcttaatgtttaaataagttaaactctaattttaaaaataaagctaatcattaataaaatctattttatattcttaGCTAAATTTCgttcaatatacaatattaaacaatcgacaaaataattattctcAATTTTATTGCAAAGTTTCGTTTGCACCATCTTAATGGCagaaatatgtaatattaaaataagatatatcaACCTAACATAAACTTTTGATCCTTCACTCTCTATCAACATAACAACTCAATAAGGGTAAAAACGTTCAAATTATGCTTATCATCAAGTTTATAATTTACAAATTCATATTTCCAAAACAATAATATCTTCGTCTATAAAATCTTCATAATAAACTTCATTGCGAGTTTccaaatatcttattattaaataagtcaATGAAATTTTTTAGTCTAAAGATAaacctatatttttatttatacattcaattaaacatatatgtatatataatcttatagtcattatatatacataattacaattattcaaattaaaaagataaaaattataaaagacaattaaaattatttttgtaagaattagaaaattaattgtctgaaatttaattaaaaataattaaaaaatggaGAAATAGAATGAAATACTTAAAAATAGAAAGGAAAGTAATTTTATATGGGTGAAGAAGTAGGTATATACCATACATAATATAACTGTACATGAAAGAGAATAGATGTAGTTTAGTTTATGCTTTATGTGATTTcagttttaatttgatatatacatattaaaaaaaaataggggtgggcttaagcccacctcaTCCCTTCTTTGTTTTCGTCTATGGTCataccaacaaaaaaaaaatatatatatatatatatatatatatatataaataaatatatatatatataaataactaagtaaacgaaaaaaatatattttaaattatgtgttAATCAATCATAATCACCTTCCACTACATTTTCTACTCATCTTTAATTCTTCTATCATTCacaatatgaattaaaatattcacgcattacactaaaatataatttatattaaaaataatatttgattcaaaacagTCATAAACCTTtccaacaaattatttaaataattatttatttaatttattcattcttttattatttctctaaaaaatataatacaatatatatatatatatttatatatttttgttaattgatttattaattttttttattgttattctataaatatataaataaataagataaaaatatatataaataaacaagctaacgaaaaaatagagaaatgattaggtgaaggAATtcggtgagggaatgacttggcataatcttatttgcccccaaaatcaaataatttctctcttttttctctttcctcccacttttacattttccaacgtgatgccaagtcattccctcaccaaatttcctcactctatcactcctcgtAAAccgaaaaaatatatgaataaataagttaacgacaaataaaataaattttgaattatttgtttgtgGGTCATAATCACCCCTCCACAATATCCTCTTCATATTTTTAGTTCATTTATCTTTGACAcattacattataaattaaaatattcattgattacacttaatataatttatactaaaaataatatttgattcaaaacataATCATACTCTTCtacaaaaattacttaaatatttatttaatttattcattcacctattatttatctaaaaaaatataatataatatatatttttttaaaatatatatttgtataatttgctagttgatttattatttttttgcttgctaatatatatatattaacaacaaaatatataaataaacaagctaacgacaaaatataaaaataaataagataaccatgaaaaaaataaacattctgAATTATGTGTTAGTATATCTTTAACTCTTCTATcattacactaaaatataatttaaattaaaaataatatttgattaaaagcAGAGTCATACTCTGGGCTAAACAAatcacttaaataattatttatttcatttattcattctcctattatttctttaaaaaaatataatataatatatatttttaaaatatatatatttatatattttgtttgatttattaattttcctttattattatttaaaaatatatataaatagatattaaccacaataaataaatatatatatatatatatgaataaactaacgacaaaatataaataaataaactatataaatataagacaaaattatttatttaatttattcattcacctattatttctctaaaaaaaagttattaatttattcattcacctattatttctctaaaaaaaagttaaatttattaattttcgcttgttattactctaaaaaaatatataaatagaaaatatgtaaataaataagctaaaaaatttataaataaacaaaataacgagaaaaaaaaatattttgaattatgtgtgAGTAGGTCATAATCACCCTTTCACAATATTCTATGTGACacgataaaaacaatattatattctaTGTGACACGTGACACcgacaaaaacaatattttgaattatgtgttaGTTGGTCATAATCAACTTCCACTACATTCTCTTACTATTTCTAACTTCTCTATCATTGACTCTGTGAATTTAAATATTCACTCAATACactgaattataatttataccaaaaataatatttgatttaaaactatgtcatactcACTATTCaacaaattacttaaataattatttatttaatttattcattcttctattatttctctaaaaaatatattataatatatatatattttaaaatatatatttatatattttgttagttgatttattaatttcccttattattactttaaaatatatataaatgaataagttaaaaaaagtatataaataaataaactaactaaaaaatatatatgtttaaataagcTAAccaacaaaagaaataaatattttaaaatatgggtTAGTTTGGTCATAATCACTATTTcacaacattttcttcatttttttagctCCTCcatcattaatattaaaatttaaggattgtacttgttttgttttgttttgtttttttttttttttttttttttttttttttttttttttttaaattcacctaattattcatttactttcacatatatattcaaattaaccacgaCCTATatggatattttaaaaattaagcaacaatatatatatatatatgaattaaaatattcactcattacacttaaatatgatttatactataagtaatatttaattcaaaacataatcatgcttaaataattatttatttaatatattcattcacctattatttctctaaaaaaatataatataatatatatttatatattctgttagttgatttattcatttttgcttgttattactaaaaaaaatatataaataacgataatatatatatatatatatatatatgaataagctaacgaaaaaatatataaataaataagcccaaaaaacatataaataaacaagctaTATAAacagaatatataaataaataagataactaaaaaaacattttgaattatgtgttaTTCCGTCATACTCACAACATTCTCTGCATactaacaacaaaatatataaataagcaaacgcacaaaataaataaatattttgaattatgtgttaGTTGGTCATAATTACTTTCCACTAGACaatgtgaatgaaaaaaaagagaaaagactGCATGTTTTCCTGTTTTTAAAGTGACATTATTAAAGATTCTTTAgctcttatattattaatctatttattatacttttatccaatttcataggtaaaccaaaatattttattactattgTTATTTTCacagtttttaataaaaaaaatgttatttctcACTTACTAATCAATCTTTATATTTagcattattaataattttttttctctaatttagTCTTCAATTCTAACACTTTTGTTATTTTAACTACTACAATATAACAATATAAGTATGTAggtaacttatatatatttattttgatatcattggttttaaaattatttataatttaataataataaaaaatcaatatctaaaatttaatatatatttaattaagataatggTACCAACTAATAGAGAATACAGAGAACcattagtgaaataaaaatcaagttTGAAACTATAACTTATCACACGTTTCTTAaacttaaaatgaataatttatagccgaattaaataatatatgattttttttttaaaaagattaattaaatatgattttaaaaaaaagattgatttaatatgatttacaaaagtatatataaatctttttttatatttcaactttaattaattcattcattaaatcgtaaaaattaaattaaaaaaaaaaaaaaaaaaaccttttttttttcatgttatgATGACGAGGCAGTTTGACGGCGGCTTTAGGCTGGATATTGGTAACAAGGTAGCAAATATATTGTGTTTGTgggttttgtttaattataataataaattatataaaaataaagtaatagtattttaatatttaaactgatattaaaaagtaaataaaatggaaatggattaattttgaataaaaaaagaaaagaaaagaaaaaaaacaaacctGTTGGCGTGAAAGGGCTGTTTCTGATGGGGTTTGAATTGAACCATACAGAACCGCAACCACCACCCACCACCACTTCAAAAACTTGACACGCGTCGGAGGCATCTTAATAAAAACTGGACCCGCGATTTCTCTCCTTCCCTAAACCCCTTTGCATGAAGCCCTCGTTTCACccattttcaactataaatactCTCTTCCCTTTAAGCTTTTCTTCACATCTATTCACTTCCAAGTACTACTTACTTGGTAAGTCACCACAATTCCCTCTTTCTCTTTCTGTCTCTGTTTTTCAATTCTATTGCATGccagtttttatttatttttttgatttcttCTGTAAGTTTaagtttgattgattgatttcatcttcttgattttgattttgatttcataGTTAGGGCTCTTCTATATCAATCCTTTGCTGTTGTTCTTTTCTTCTTGTGACATTTCTTTATACATGCATGTTGTCTGCAGTCTGCAGATTAATTAGTTTTCTGTTTGGAGACGACATTGATTTTGTTGATTGTAGCGATTCGCATGCGACTATGAACTATAGATCTGCTTTCTTGAAGCTGGGTTTTGTTCAAATTAGCACAAtctcatacaaaatgaaatcTTTCGTTATAAACAAGAAAACCCATTACTTTTAGTTACATCTTTCCATTAttgatatcatttttttaaaagggtAATTTGTTTCTTTGCTCAAGGTTTCACATTTCTTCATTGTTTCCATTCATTTCATATTGTATACATGGAAGCAACAAATCTAGTCTTAGATTTATTGATTGTGTTTAGTTTGAACCGAAATTTTGACTGTAAAGAGGCATTTAACGTTCTAAACCGAATGTATTCGTATTTCAAATGTCGTTTCAAGTGCATCTGGTCACTTGATCTCCTgttgtttatgttaattttctcttcattttatttttttttccttttagatCTGTGCAGAGCATATATTTGATATGGATCAATCGGACCCAAGTCAGCAACAGCATGCTGGAGCACCAGCAAATCAAATGGGGGCTTacggttcttcttcccagccgtATCCATCTGGTCCAGTTCAACCTCAAGCCGGCTTCGCTAACCCGCAGCACCAGCTAGCATACCAGCAAGCCCAACAGTTCCACCACCAGCATCAGCAACAGCATCAACAACAGCAGCAGCATCAACAGCTTCAAGCTTTCTGGGAAAACCAGATGCAAGAGATCGAACAGACTGTGGATTTCAAGAACCACAGCCTCCCACTGGCCCGTATAAAGAAGATAATGAAGGCTGACGAGGATGTGAGAATGATCTCTGCTGAGGCTCCTGTTATATTCGCAAAGGCGTGCGAGATGTTCATACAGGAGCTGACTCTGCAGTCGTGGCAACACACTGAAGAGAACAAGAGAAGGACTCTGCAGAAGAACGATATCTCTGCTGCCATATCTAGGACTGATGTTTTCGACTTTTTGGTTGATATTATTCCTAGAGATGAACTGAAGGAGGAGGGACTTGGTGTGACTAAGACTACCATTCCTACGGTGGTGGACCCCACCGCAGCAGACTCGATGCCTTACTACTATGTTCCTTCTCAGCAGCAGCCCGTTGGTCCTCCTGGGGTGATTATGGGAAAACCGGTTGATCAAGGTCCTGTGTATGGAGGTCAGCCTGTGGCCTTTATGCCATGGAATCCAAGTCACCAACATCAGGCTGACCAACAATAGAGAGCATCTAATGAAATAGGTTGTTGGTactttgtgtttgtgtttgtgtttgtgtttgtgtttgtgtttgtgtttgtgtttgtgtttgtgtttgtgtttgtgtttgtgtttgtgtttgtgtttgtgtttgtgtttgtgtttgtgtttgtgtttgtgcTTGTGCTTGTGCTTGTGCTTGTgcttgtgtttgtgtttgtgtttgtgtttgtgtttgtgtttgtgtttgtgtttgtgtttgtgtttgtgttggtgtttgtggttgggtttgtgtttgtgtttgtgtttgtgtttgtgcTTGTGCTTGTGCTTGTGCTTGTGCTTGTGCTTGTGCTTGTGCTTGTGCTTGTGCTTGTGCTTGTGCTTGTGCTTGTGCTTGTGCTTGTGCTTGTGCTTGTGCTTGTGCTTGTGCTTGTGCTTGTGCTTGTGCTTGTGCTTGTGCTTGTGCTTGTGCTTGTGCTTGTGCTTGTGCTTGTGCTTGTGCTTGTGCTTGTGCTTGTGCTTGTGGGGGAGAATTGGTTACAATCATCCCACGTAAGTTATGTGTAAGTTATGTCGTGCAATAATGTTATGCTTAAACTTGGTTTGTTGACAGTAAGGTAGTAGTACTTACTATGTGAGCTTGTTGAGTTTCTGTGACCTTATATATTATGGTATTATGCTAAGTTCTAGATCCACATGCTCAACTTCAATTTGGtctaaatatttatgttatccatatcttatatattttgatattttgggaaaatgttaaatcattttattaatagaTCCAAAAGAATGTTACACCACctagtattttttttacaagGATTTAATTTTCTAAGAAAAAAATTGCCAAAGAAATTAAAGGTCtcattcttaataaaaaaaaaacaaagaagaagaagaggatagtGACTTACGGAG from Impatiens glandulifera chromosome 5, dImpGla2.1, whole genome shotgun sequence includes:
- the LOC124938686 gene encoding nuclear transcription factor Y subunit C-2-like, whose amino-acid sequence is MDQSDPSQQQHAGAPANQMGAYGSSSQPYPSGPVQPQAGFANPQHQLAYQQAQQFHHQHQQQHQQQQQHQQLQAFWENQMQEIEQTVDFKNHSLPLARIKKIMKADEDVRMISAEAPVIFAKACEMFIQELTLQSWQHTEENKRRTLQKNDISAAISRTDVFDFLVDIIPRDELKEEGLGVTKTTIPTVVDPTAADSMPYYYVPSQQQPVGPPGVIMGKPVDQGPVYGGQPVAFMPWNPSHQHQADQQ